CCACAGCTGGGAGAGAGTCAGAAAAGAATGCACGGCTGTAGCCCACAGTCTGGGGAGTCTGTCAGGGATGTGGCCAGCACGCTTGCAGTTTGGCTATTCTCAGCGGACCCATGGCTCCTTAGAGGCCAGAGTCAGCTGCTGTAAAAAGGAGTAGCACTAAGGATGCACTGGGGCTAGGACTGGCCTTAGAATCAGGGAACTGCAAGCAGATCCTCTGCACCCCTTCTTCCCACAACTGCTCCTCCCAGACAATACTGGCTGCAACTGAGATTTGAGCCCTTTGTTCTTTCAACACTAGCCATATTACCATGCGGTCTATTTCTCACTCTAGGTTGACAATCTAGCATGCACCATGCTGTTCTGCCACAGCTATCACAGAATAACAATACAGCTGTGGCCTTCTCATTCTTTCATTCTGCAGACCACTTCGCAAAGGAACAAtctcttcctccccagcccccagacTGAGTCCCTGAATGTTTAATTTTGTGGCTGAGAAGAAAGGCTCTGTGGGCCACTGCTAATGCATAGGGTCTCCTAGCTTGGCTTTTAGGAGTACTCAGTCAGCACCTAGGAGTAAAGTCAGTGGTAGTGCTGTAGCCTTTGCAGGTCACTGTTAAGGAGAGAACAATCATTTTGACATCTCTGTTGTTTGAAACAATGATGTTAGTGCTCTGTAAGGGTTCTGTGTGACTGTATTACTCTGCGGAGGTGGCACAGATTTGGGATTGGAATCCTTTCCTACACTTCAGAAGTTTGAGCCCCCACCTCAGGAAAATGAAAGCAATCATGCCAGCCTTCAACCCTGCCGTGATAGTAGGGCAGTATGTGGAAAACCTGTACTGCCCCATGTCAGTGCAAATGGGCCCTGGCTCAGCCTAAGACAGTGCGTCCCACATTTTGGGAAATGCTGTGCAACACATTGAAGTCCTCTGTTTAGTCACAAATACAGCACAGGCAATGGCTCTGAAAGGTTCCCCGTGCAGACTTGCCCCTGTGCCTCAAACCTCATCCACAAGGGTAAATGCTAAAGATGAAAAGGTCCCTCAGGTTCCAGGTCTCAGGCTTCTTAGCTAAGACCACCAGCAACCATGCCACTGGTGATTTTGCAATATAAACCTCTGCTCACACTAGGAACTAGCCTGAGACCACCTACTCATTCCTCCTAAACAGCCATGAAATGTCATGTCACCAACTTCCTGTCACTACTGACCTATACTAGATTGAAAATAGTGACCTAGATACAAAAGGCTCTGTATCCAATTACCAATCCTTTGAGCCATTCAGACCCCACCTGATCTATTTTTGTCTGCCACTGGTATTGTATAAATAACAACCAAATGCCATTTTGAGTGTATTGTAGAGATGCCACCTACTGTTGGACAACTgcccattataaaatattttatgagGCCAGGCATCTGCAGCTACTTCAACTCCCATAAAGTTGGAGGATTTAAATGTTGAGCAATGAAATCAGAACAAGCTTTTGTCATGCTGGGTCAGCACAGCACAGCCTTTTACAAACTCCcccaaaaaagggaaaaaaaccctatACAATATATTTATCATGGCACAGACCCACTTCTCTGCAATGCTGACACTAGAAAGAAATCATACACTTCCCCCACCCACATACAAGTCCTCCCCCTTTCTTTAATGAGCAGCAGTGGAAGCGGGAGTGTGTGGCATAGCCACCGACTTCCAGCTCTGCTTCACTGATTATCCCCTGATGCAGTAACTGATGTAAGCTTGCAGCagaggtgagtgtgtgtgtgtgagcacatGTCCTGTAAAAGCAAAGCTCAGAATTCAGAACAGATGTTCACAAATCTGGGCCGGCTCTCCTGTTTTCAAGACAGGCAGCAACTCTAGCAGGGGAGGGAGCGATGGCTACCTGGCAAAGTGCAATGCATTTACTTACAGCAGCCCACCACCAAGCATGGGGGATGCTGGTGAAGTTGGTGCTGGAGACGTCGTGCTCCACAGAGTAGACCATGGCGGAGAAGGCGAAGATGCCCATGGCAATGAAGAGCAAGAGGCAGCCCACCTGTTGGTAGCACTGGCGCAGGGTAAAGCCGAAGGCGCGCAGGCCTGTGGAGTGCCGGGCAAGCTTGAGGATGCGGAAGATCCGCATCAGGCGCATGATGCGCAGCACTTGTCCTACTTTGCTCACCCGTCCCACCTTCTCAATGTCATGCTCGTGCTGAGAGCCCCGGCCCCGAGGCTGGTCGTCGTCGGCAAAgcactccagcagcagctggaggtaAAGTGGGAGGATGGCAATGAGATCCACGGCATTGAGGGGGCTGCTCGCGAAGCGGCGCAGGTCTGGGGTGGAGACCAGCCGCAGCAGATACTCCAGGGTGAAGAAGGCGATGCACAGTGTCTCAACGTGCTCCAGCATAGGGCGACTCTCTCCGCTTTTCCTGTCcacctgctgcatctcctccacGGTGTTGAGAGCCAGTGCCACCACAGAGATGAGTACAAAAAGGCTGGAAGCCACCCCCATAGCCTTGGCACTGACAGAGGAGAAGGGCTTCTCCATTAGGTTCCAGAGGCGCCAGCGCTGGGGGCCATAGTAGCGCATGTGGTGGAAGAGCTGCTCACTCTCCTGGGACTCTGCTTGAGCACGCAGTTCCCGCTGCACCTTCAGCTGCTCGCTCAGCTCGTCACGCCGCTCCTCGAAGCAGATGCGGCAGCAGCGCGGCGTATATTTGAGCCGCACCCCCCAGTagctcagctcctccaggaagCTGAGTGGGCACTGCTCATCTTGCACCCGCAGCACTCCAGAGGCGTAGAAGTTGTAGACCAGCTGGAAGACAGCGGGGTCCCGATCAAAGAAGTACTCATCCCCCTGAACGGCATAGTCATCGCACAGACCCAGCTGGCGACTGCGATCGGTGGAAGTGGCCAAGCGGCCCAGACGGGTCTTGGGGTAGATGGCCACTGCCTGGTAGGTGAGGCGGTAACTTTTGCCACCTACATTTATGTTCAGCATGGAAGAAGCAGATGCTGCTGCTCTGGAGGAgaaggcaggggggttgggaaaGGGTGTCGAGAACTTGCTTCCCTCCTGAGAGGAATTTTGCTGCTGCCTttcatcttcctcctcttcttcctcctcctcatccacatAATAGTGGTAGTTCCCCTCAGTTCCCACAGGCAGCACAGCCTGAGAGGCCCATGTAGCAGTAGCAGAAACCCCATTCTTCATCTGTGAGTGCAttatttctttctcctctcctgcATTGGTTTCTGGGGGAACAATATTTGTTGCAGCTCCTTCCCTTCCTTTACAGTCTGAGAATGGGAACGGTCTCCTTTGGTTAAACTTCAACATgatgcttctctctcctcctcctctccttcctttgCCTCCACCTGACTGAGGAACTAACACCAGGCCCCACTGCCACCAGCACTGACACAAACAATGCTTCTTTCTTTCCCTCTGGAGCATCAAACAcagctgcagtttcacatttctCTACTGTCCAGCCACCGCTCCAGTTGTTGTTAAAGCTCAGGCTGGGATACAGACACAAGGGGACTGCTGTTGACCGCTTTAATCTTGCTGACAGGGAAGATCTGAGTGCTTAGAGAAGGGGATTTAAAGGCTATTATCCTGTTTCAGCCCTGGCTCCCTGAGTCTGTGACGTGAATGATTATGGATCCATAAATCTGTGGATAATCAGGAGAAAAAGACAGAGTTTTATTGCTAATAAAAAAAGGGCAtttcccaacccccagtttgtaTGTGCACAGGATATTCTGAACATGAAAAAGGGGGGTAATGGGGAAATAGGGAACAGTATTGATGCCTTTCACCAGACACAGCTACAGATTGTCTGAATGTTccataatagtaataaaaataattcatcATTAATACGTTGACCTTATTTAGTGATTGTTGCCCATAGCTCTTAAAGCTCTTTGCAAAAGATGGGTGAGTATATTTATTCCCGTTTTCCCTTGGCAAAACGAAAATGCAGCTGGAGAATCAACATACCACCTATTCGGTTAAGGGCTGAGAAAACTCACTGTACATACAACTCCTCTAAGGACTGCTCCAACAAAACCAGAGACGCTCAGATTTGTCACTCCTGATATTTCTAAGATAAAATAAAAGGCAGAAAAAaagactccccaccccccctgcctgcTATTCTGCCCTTTCTCTCCCAACTTTCAAGCCTTTTTTATACAtcatagagcagaggtgggcaacctatggcacgtgtgctaaAGGTggtacgcgagctgattttcagtgacactcacactgcccaggtcctggccgctggtccgagggctctgcattttaatttaaaatatttaagaagcttcatttaaaattaaaaaccttatttactttatatacaacaatagtttagttatatattatacacttatagaaagagaccttctaaaaacattaatgtattactggcatgcaaaaccttaaattaaattggggagggataactcagtggtttgagcattggcctactaaacccagggttgagttcaatccttgagagagccatttagggatccaaGGCAAATATCTatctggggagtggtcctgctttgagcagggggttggactagatgagatcccttccaaccctgatattctatgataaatgaagactcatcacaccacttctgaaaggttgccaacccctgtcatAGAGAAACAAGAGGGGTACGAGGCTATTTATGTTACCCATATCAGTCACCTTGAGTGTAAAATTACACTTTTCTGGGTACCATTCAGGACAAAACTTTCCTCTTTATTATTCTGGACCCACTGAAATAGATCATAGGCCAGATccttggccctgatccagcaacttCACATAACTCCAGCAATGCTAACCAGCCTTAATGCCACATTACCTGTCCCAAAGAGGACACGCTCTGCTTTGGGGAATCCTCAGGCAGTATAGAGCTGCTGTAATGCAGGAGGTTAAGGGTGTGTCCCTATACTCTGAATCCCTGGATGCCAGAATGGCCCCTTAGGGCCTGTTAGCTATAAATAGTTACCAGAGAAAtaactgctctacagccaaaatgcttctgaaataaatgtagtccaactttactaattctgggtcactgagaaccaaaatgatgcttaaaattgttgattggctctagttttcaagatatgctattgggtcagtatatatgacccttgacttgggaatagcggaggataagtgagttataaagggaagggatctcaatttaaaccagaaatgactaaaatacatctttgactggatctatgaataaatctatgactgggtttggacagtacttgctttttaggcaaaacaatgaatgatgcaatctgaagctggtattgcatcatacatgatatgaattgcatcatgttattcctagaagtcatggatgatgcaatcataacgaagcttacatcactctgctgaacaaattgccttatatcagctctagaaatcatacagtggcgtgctctcttatttgttagtgtttgattttgcaaagggacacatttctgtttagccaaagtgagcagagatgcctcgtatttgtgtgaacagtgcagataa
The DNA window shown above is from Mauremys mutica isolate MM-2020 ecotype Southern chromosome 6, ASM2049712v1, whole genome shotgun sequence and carries:
- the KCNV2 gene encoding potassium voltage-gated channel subfamily V member 2, whose product is MLQRERKKHCLCQCWWQWGLVLVPQSGGGKGRRGGGERSIMLKFNQRRPFPFSDCKGREGAATNIVPPETNAGEEKEIMHSQMKNGVSATATWASQAVLPVGTEGNYHYYVDEEEEEEEEDERQQQNSSQEGSKFSTPFPNPPAFSSRAAASASSMLNINVGGKSYRLTYQAVAIYPKTRLGRLATSTDRSRQLGLCDDYAVQGDEYFFDRDPAVFQLVYNFYASGVLRVQDEQCPLSFLEELSYWGVRLKYTPRCCRICFEERRDELSEQLKVQRELRAQAESQESEQLFHHMRYYGPQRWRLWNLMEKPFSSVSAKAMGVASSLFVLISVVALALNTVEEMQQVDRKSGESRPMLEHVETLCIAFFTLEYLLRLVSTPDLRRFASSPLNAVDLIAILPLYLQLLLECFADDDQPRGRGSQHEHDIEKVGRVSKVGQVLRIMRLMRIFRILKLARHSTGLRAFGFTLRQCYQQVGCLLLFIAMGIFAFSAMVYSVEHDVSSTNFTSIPHAWWWAAVSISTVGYGDMCPETHLGCLFAFLCIAFGIILNGMPISILYNKFSDYYSKLKAYEYTAVRKERGKINFTRRARKKMSECYGEGPSHYLPRPRYN